A window of uncultured Litoreibacter sp. contains these coding sequences:
- a CDS encoding riboflavin synthase: MFTGIITDIGQITELEQRGDLRARIACSYDTSGIDLGASIACDGCCLTVINLGADWFDVEISAESVSKTNIGDWAEGSRINLERALKVGDELGGHIVSGHVDGVAVITAMEDEGDSTRVTLEAPDALARFIAPKGSVALNGTSLTVNAVDGASFGINFIPHTKQVTNWGDAKTGDRINLEIDTLARYVARLQDWA; this comes from the coding sequence ATGTTCACAGGTATTATCACCGATATCGGCCAGATCACCGAGCTAGAGCAGCGCGGCGACCTGCGCGCCCGCATCGCCTGCAGCTACGATACGTCCGGCATTGATCTGGGCGCGTCCATCGCCTGCGACGGCTGCTGTCTGACGGTGATCAATCTGGGCGCGGATTGGTTCGACGTCGAGATTTCCGCCGAAAGCGTGTCAAAGACCAACATTGGCGATTGGGCCGAGGGCAGCCGCATCAACCTGGAACGCGCCTTGAAGGTGGGGGACGAGCTGGGCGGCCACATTGTGTCCGGCCATGTCGATGGCGTGGCGGTGATCACGGCAATGGAAGACGAAGGCGACAGCACCCGCGTGACGCTTGAAGCCCCGGATGCTTTGGCGCGGTTCATCGCGCCGAAAGGCTCTGTTGCATTGAACGGCACGTCCCTGACGGTCAACGCGGTTGACGGCGCCAGCTTCGGCATCAACTTCATCCCACACACCAAACAGGTGACCAACTGGGGCGACGCCAAGACAGGCGACCGCATCAATTTGGAAATCGACACGCTCGCCCGCTATGTCGCACGTTTGCAGGATTGGGCATGA